A segment of the Candidatus Nanopelagicales bacterium genome:
AGACCAATCGCCGGTGAGTCTTACCCGGTGGTGCGGACGACCGCGACGCCCCTGGTTCTGGGTGGGTTGAACCTGAGGCTAGGTGCAGTGGCGCTATGGCTTACGGGTCGGCTTGAGCGTCCACACGATAGTCATCTCGCCGGTGACCGTGCCGTCGTCGGTGGCGATCGTGATCTCGATGACGAACTCCGGTCGACCTCCGCCATCTAGCTCGGCAAGTACCTCTTCGGCTGTTCGCATCATGACTGCGGTGGCCGTGACATCACCCATCGCCAGTTTCTTGTAGCGAATGGACGCTTCGACGGCCAGCGGCGTTGCATCGGCAAGGCGATCGCCGAAATTCGCCAGTACCAAAGCACCACTGGCTGACTCGGCCAAGGTGAACATGGCCCCTGCGTGCGGGCCACCCACATGGTTGAAATAGGCGGGCTGCTCGGGCAGTCTCATCACCGCTCGCTCCGGCGACAGATCCTCAAACCCGAGGGACAACGTCCCTACCATGGGGACCGCCTGTGGGAATCCGGTCTTCACATCTTCAAGATTCATGCCCATGGCTGAACCCTATGGCCCACTCACCTGCAGCGAATTGTGGGCCTGGTCTTCGGCTAGCCGATAGCACGCCGCCGAACGTCGATGTCGTTGGTCAGATCCCGGATGACCGGGCCTGG
Coding sequences within it:
- a CDS encoding DUF4442 domain-containing protein, whose protein sequence is MNLEDVKTGFPQAVPMVGTLSLGFEDLSPERAVMRLPEQPAYFNHVGGPHAGAMFTLAESASGALVLANFGDRLADATPLAVEASIRYKKLAMGDVTATAVMMRTAEEVLAELDGGGRPEFVIEITIATDDGTVTGEMTIVWTLKPTRKP